A stretch of DNA from Rhodococcus sp. NBC_00297:
CCGGCTCGCCGGCGCTCTGATCGCATTGTTCGCCCAACCACTGACTCGTATCGCCGGGCTCACCACTGCCCACGTCACCGAAACCGACGCCGGGGTCGAACTGCGGCTCGGCAGCGCCGACACGCTCCTGCTACCGGATCCGTTCGCCCAGATCGCCCTGCAACTACCCCGACCACGACGCGCAGGAACCGCGGAGCAAATACCTCAGACATGGCGCTTCCCCGGTCACCGTGCTGACATGCCACTCACGGCGACGGCGCTCGGTAACCGGATGCGTCGCATCGGTATCAGTCCGCAGGCCCTGAGACTGTCCGCCATCACCCACCCCACCCGAGAGCTCCCACCGAGCGCACTCGCCGCGATGCTGGGCCTGAACGCACACACCGTCGCGCAGCACACGCTCCGAGCCAGCGGCCAATGGACGAACTACGCCGCCGACCGCCACTCCTGAGTCACGCTATTCGCAGAATCGAATACGGCAACCCTGCCAGTGGACCCGTGACGAGTCCGGCACGGTGGCCCCAGCGATCGATGGGGCGGTGGGATCCGGTGCAGTAGTCCGCGCTGTACGCGGTTCAGTGCACCGGATTCGCTCTGCGCGGGTGTCTGTTCACTCGTCGGTCGAGTCGAACAGTGCGCGCACGACACCGTCGAGCGTCTCGGCTGACACGTCCGCCTCACCGAAAGCGGCCGTGGGCACCTTCTCCTCACGGCGGCACCATCCGGTGCGCAATCCCACGCGTCCGGCGCCCTGAAGGTCCCAGGAGTGCACCGCCACCATCGCGCACCGGTCCGCGGTGACTCCGGCGCTCGACACCGCCAGCTCGTACGGCGCTGCTGCCGGCTTCCACGCGCGGACGTCGTCGATGCTGAGCACTCGTTCGACCCGATCGGACACACCGGCCCGGTCGAGGAACCCTGCTGTGGAGTCCGCGCTCCCGTTCGACAGGGTGAACACTCGCGCACCACCGGCGATGGCGGCGTCGAGTGCCGCGACAACGTCGGGGTGCGGTGTCGTCTCCGCGAACGCTCCGATGATGTGCTCGATGTCAGCATCGGAGACGGACCCACGGGTGTACGCCCGCAGAGCGGACGATGCCACTGTGGCGAACGGCTCGTACGCACCGGACAGGGTCAGCGCCATGCCGTCGCGCAACAGGTGCGCGAACCATCCGTCGAACGACGATGTCGGCGCCGCCGCCGTGAACCTGTCGCGGACGATCTCGAGATCGGCGAGTGTGCCGACCACATCGAAGACGACGACATCAGGACCAGCGCGCTCTGCCATGCCACCGGCGTACCCGACGAGGCGGAACGCCAACCCGCTCGACCAGCGCGCCGACGCCTCGGTGGACCTCCCCGGCCGCGCAGCGTCATCGAAT
This window harbors:
- a CDS encoding haloacid dehalogenase type II; this translates as MAERAGPDVVVFDVVGTLADLEIVRDRFTAAAPTSSFDGWFAHLLRDGMALTLSGAYEPFATVASSALRAYTRGSVSDADIEHIIGAFAETTPHPDVVAALDAAIAGGARVFTLSNGSADSTAGFLDRAGVSDRVERVLSIDDVRAWKPAAAPYELAVSSAGVTADRCAMVAVHSWDLQGAGRVGLRTGWCRREEKVPTAAFGEADVSAETLDGVVRALFDSTDE